A window of Flavobacterium psychrophilum genomic DNA:
TATATTAAAGATTCTAAATCATCAGTAGTAAGGCCGGATAAATTTGTGAACTGTTTCCAGTATTTGGCGTCAGCTATAAGTCCGTGTTTCAGCATTTCCGCTAAACCCGAACGCATTTCATTTGCAGGAAGTGTTTCAAGAAAATTAGAGTCAATTAAAACGGCAGCCGGATTATTGATAACGCCGACCTGATTTTTTAGAACACCAAGGTCAACCCCTGTTTTCCCGCCAACAGATGCATCAACCATTGCTAATAACGATGTTGGCACATTGATAAAGTCCATACCTCTCTTAAAAGTAGAAGCAGCAAAACCGCCAAGGTCTGTAACAACGCCACCCCCAACATTAATAACAACGCTCTTACGATCTGCACCAAGCTCAGTCAGCGTATGCCAAACCTGAATACACGTTTCTATAGATTTATTGCTTTCGCCTGCTTCAATCTCTATAATCTCAATAGGAAGCTCTGTAACTACTTGTGAGAGAAATCCCGGAAGGCAATATTGTGAGGTATTGGTGTCTGTAATTATAAATAAAGAAGAGTAATTTTCACGCACTAATATTTCCTGCAAATAAGTGTAGCAGTTGTCATTAAAATATATAGAATAGCCTGTGGTGTTAAGTGTCTCCATGTTTTTGTATTAAAGAAAAAGCAAAATAAGGTAATTAATACTATAAATTCTTGAACAGTATTTATATTTGCACAAATTTTTTATAAACAATGGAAAAAATCTTCAACAATACCGCCGATGCATTTGTATTAAAAAGTGACACCGAGCTGGATAGGGCCTATTTTCTTTTTAAACTTATAGCTTCACAGCCATTGGTGCGAATAGGTACTGCCGTAACCAATTTTGCATTGAAAGTGCACCTTCCTGTAGAAGGGCTTATAAGAGCTACGGTATTTGATCATTTTTGTGGTGGTACAACTGAGGAAGATTGTTTGCCGGTAGTAGATAAAATGTTTACAAAAGGCGTTTCATCTGTACTTGATTATTCGGTTGAAGCTAAAGAAGAGGAATCTGAATTTGATAAGGCTTTAGAAAAGACGCTAAAAACTATTGAGTTTGCTAAAGAAAGAAACGCTATTCCTTTCGCTGTATTCAAGCCAACAGGTTTTGGACGTTTTGACCTTTGGGTAAAGTTAGGTGAGGGAAAAACATTTAGTGTTGAAGAAGCTGACGAATGGAAGAGGGTAGTGGAACGTTTTGACCTTGTTTGTAAAACGGCTCATCAAAATGATGTTGCTCTTTTGATAGACGCCGAAGAAAGCTGGATGCAGGATGCTGCTGATGATCTTGTAGCCGATATGATGCGCAAGTACAATAAAGAAAAGGCAATCGTTTACAATACATTACAGATGTACCGTTGGGATAGGCTTGATTATCTTAAAAAGCTACACGAGCAGGCGAAAGAAGAAGGTTTCTACATAGGGATGAAAATCGTTAGGGGAGCTTACATGGAAAAAGAAAATAAACGTGCCGAAGAAATGGGTTACGTTTCTCCAATATGTATATCTAAGGAAGCTACAGACATCAATTATGACGATGCTATTAAATACATGATCGAGCATATAGATAAAATGGCAATCTTTGCCGGTACTCACAATGAAGACAGTTCGTATAAGCTTATGAAGCTTATGGAGCAAAATGGTATATCGAAGAATGATGAACGTATATTTTTCGGTCAGTTATATGGTATGAGTGACAACATTAGTTTTAACCTGGCGGTTAATGGTTACCATGTTGCTAAATACCTACCGTTTGGGCCTGTAAGGGATGTCATGCCATACCTGATAAGAAGGGCAGAGGAGAATACTTCTGTTGCGGGACAAACGAGCCGTGAGCTTAACCTTATAAGTGCTGAAAGGAAAAGACGTAAACTGAATGATTAGTCGTCTTTTTAAATTAATTTAGAAAAAAAATAAAAAATGAAGTTCGTACACAGGTTAGCATATTATCTTTTTGGTTTTTTAATAGGAGGATTGTTTTTACTTTTTGTATTTAAAAATAAGAAAACAGAATTCTGTTACATGCCAAACTGCAGGGTACTTAAAGATATTCGATCTAAAGGTATAACAGTATCTAAGGAGGCTCAGGCAACACTTAATGAAAAATGGGTGACTATGGATGATATCCAGAACACTCTAAAAAATGGAGATGTTGATTTTTCTAAAAGCAATAAGATAAATCCGGGAGGAGGAAAGATTTATATAATTGAAGGCAGAACTCTTAAAAATCAGCCTATTGTGTTAGAGATAGTAAACAAAAGCGAAAGAGCTATCCTTAAGGATGTAAAAAAATAATAAAATTTTTATAAAAATCCTTGCAAATACAAATAGTATGCGTATATTTGCACCCGTAATAACGAACTAATTAATAGTTAATAATTACAGCAAATAAGGGCGATTAGCTCAGTTGGTTCAGAGCATCTCGTTTACACCGAGAGGGTCGGGGGTTCGAATCCCTCATCGCCCACAGAAGACAAACAACGCCATTGGAAGACAATGGCGTTATTTATATATTTCCAGCACAGTTTTTTACTACCTGTTATTTTCAATATCAATTAATTTCTTTCCCCTTTCCTCTAAATAGTGAACGAGTAATTTATCGTAAAGCTTATAACCTACATCAGAATTAGTAAAGATTGCTATTCCTTGGTTGGTTTTTGGTAACAGAAAGGTAAGGCATTGTGTTCCGTTATCTGATCCTCCATGAGAGATTGCATATTCATCATTTCCCAAATTATATAATTCAAACCCTAGACCAAAGTATTTGTTATCCTTAGTCTTTACCTGCGGTCTTATCATTTCCTGATATACATCTTTACTTAGGTTTCCTCCTTTCAGAATACTAACAAGGAAATTTCCGTAGTCTGCAATTGTAGTGTGCAGGTCATCTGCGGCATTAATTGTTTGATTCTTTACAACACTGTAATGCTTTCCACTGCCATCATAACAAATAGCAAATCTTGATGTATAAAGCTTTTCGTTCCACAGATATGAAGTGTCGCCCATATTCAGGGGGTGAAAAACAAACTCTTTTGCTAATTGTTCCAAGGTCTTTTTGAATTTTTTTTCCAATGCTTTACGCAAACACTCAAAGCCTTCACCTGAATATTGATATTTAGTTCCGGGTTCAAATTCAAATTTCAGCTTATTATCTTTATTCAAATATCTCCAATTTGAGAAGCCGGTTTGATGGCTTAAGATAAATCTTGTAGTCAGCTTTTTATATCGTGGATCATTCTTAACATCTGGATCTGTCCAATAGTTGAAAATTGGCTCATCAAGTTTCCATTTCCCTAAGCTTACCAATTGCAAAGCTACCAGTGTCGTTATCGGTTTTGCGAGCGAAGCAACATTGAATACCGTATTATACGGTGCTGATACCCCTTCTTTAAGTTCACCGTATACTTTAACCTGCTTTAGTTTCCCTCCTTCTATAATGCCGAGCCCCAGTGTTTTGACATTGTTTTGCTTCAACCAGTTTTCAATTTGGGCATCATTCTCAAAAGATAGCGATTGAGTATATTGCTTTGAGTAAGCATGATGGTCGTAGCTTGAAGAAATCGCCAATTTCCAGTTTCCATTTTCCAGTCGCCAAACGTTTGAAAATTTCGCAACGCCCGGTATGTTTTCCGTATTATCATAAAACAGGTGGATACCATTCTGAACTGCACCATATACAACTCCGTCTTTATACAGGGGATATATTTCAGTACTTTCCTTTTGCAGGATTCTTTTCACTTGCCGTGATGCAGGATTCTTACATAACCCATTTTTTAAATCTCTTAGAAATCGCTGCTTGTTGGAGACCCCGTTTTTATCATGAAAGAAAACCAGATTATCACTTAGTAAATTTTCAAATTGCGCAATATCACAGGTATTGAACCCAATCGAAAACAGCAGGCTGTCTTTTTCTAAAATAGTCCTGTAAAGAGTATCAGAGTCCTCAAGTTGGGCGAAACAACCTTGTGAAAACAGTAATAGTGAAATAAATAAGATTTGGATGTTTTTTGCCATCATTTAGTTTTTTGGCAAAGGTTAATATTGCTATATCTACTGCCAAAAAAATAGCACGCCAATAACCCGACAATCGCCCGACAGTTGTTATATAATACTAAAATTCAACTTAAAGCGTAGTTTTTTATTTCGGTCTATTTCGGCGAGGTTTCGAACGATTAAAAACACGTTAGATAGCGCAATAGAAACAATTAGTATAATTGTAAAGGAGCGGCCAAGTTTTAATAATATACCTACCATAAACACTATTGGAGCAAGGATAGTCCACAAAATCTGAAGTGAGATGATTTGTCTCAATAAAACATTATCTTGTTTAAATAAACGAGATAGTATAAATGGGACTATAATATTTAGCGGTGGCAGCACAACAAATAGAACCGACGACAGATTAATCAGTTTCATTTTTTGGTAATCTATATGGCTTGTTGATTCTTCTGTATCAACTGCAAGCGTAGTGGTGGTTATGGTTTCTGTCTTAATAGCTTTCGGCAGCAAATCATTTTCAGGAAGATGAAGTGCTTTAGCTAGTGCCTTGAGTGTATGCCCTTTTGGTGTTACCCCTGATTCTATTCTCTGTATTGTCCTGACAGAAACTCCTGAGCTTGCTGAAAGTTCTTCCTGTGTTAAATGCTGTTGCTCTCTTAGCTGCTTTAATTTTGACATATGTATTTAATACTGGCGACTGCTATCGTAATCAATTATTTTACAAGAGTATCATCCACGCAAATATAGGAAAGATAAATATATGTATAAACCAAACTTGATTGACTCCATTTGTCGATTAAGGATTGATCACGATTTTTTTTGAAGTACAGATAATTAGCAGCGTCATTAAAGTTAATGGAGAATGGTTAACTTAATTAATTTACTCCACTTGACAGTCCTTAGAAGACAAATAACGCTACTGGAGACAGTGGCGTTATTTGTCTATATTTATGTTTATTTTAAAGTTTCAAAAAATGTCAAAACTGGTATCAAATGTTCGACTGCAGTCTCTGACATCCCACACAAAGACAAAAAAATCCATTGGAATCCAATGGATTTTTTTGTTTATTTCCTAGTATCAATAAGGTAATATATTAGCGTATTAATAATTCGGTGTTTTATAATAAATTTAACGTTACTCGATTAATACACAATTAATACGAATCACTACATTGCAACTATAAAAATGTTGAGTGTTCAATAAGTAATTTTTGTTATGAAAACTGAAGATTTTCAAAAGAAAGTAAATTCGCGTGATGCAAATATCTCAAAAACAATTTTATTCAGTTCTATATTATTCGGGCTGTATGCTTTCTATCTTCTCATCGAAACTTTAGATTTCCTAGCATTACTTCATTCTAAAGAGCCAGATTATAGTCCAACGTATACTATTGTTCATGTTGCATACATTATCGTAGAGATGATTGTTTGTATGGGGTTAGCTATATGGATTTATATAATATACTTATCTAATGTAAATAAGAATTTAGTATTAGGAATTATCTTTACAGCAATTGCATTTTTCCGAATTATAATGGTTTACTATCTTTATCACTATTCCGAGCCACAATATCATTTCGTTCCCTACATCTACAAATTGGCAAATCCGCTAAGTAATCTTTTTAGGTTTTCTTTTATCTATTTACAAATATTTGCTGTTGCGGTATGTGCAATTAAATCCTTCAGAGCAAATAGAAATCGTACTCCAAATTAGGGATATCCAAATTTTACTGACTATAATAGAACTATATTTTTTATAGGTATAAACTTATCTGATCACTGAAAAGTGGCCTTTATATTGTCGTCCGTCTTTTCGGTCAACGATAAACCAGTAGTCCGTAGCAGGAAGTGTATTTCCATTGAATTTACCATCCCATCCGGTACTGTTGTTTTGGAGGGATGTAATATGTTTGCCATACCTATCGAATATATGTACCAATAATCCATGTACATTCCATGAATTTTTAATACGCCACGTATCGTTTATCCCATCTCCGTTAGGAGTGAAGAATTTTGGATACATAAGTAAAGTAATTTCATCTGTATCTACACCACATCCGTTTTTATCACGTACGTAAGCAGTGTAGATACCGCTTTTCAAATTCGTAAAGTCAGGGCTATCCTGATATGTAATGCCATCAAGGGAATACTCGCAGCTGCCTGAGCCTGATGTTGATATACTTATAGTGTTACTGTTGTCTGTCCAGTCTTCAAAGTGTAAGTGTGTAATTTTAGGTGCATCTGAAGCATATACTGTTACAGTCTTAGAATTCTCGCACATGCTGCCATTAACATTACTAGCTACAGTCAGGGTATAACTGCCTGGCTCTTTAACGCTGATAATACGGGTAGTCTCACCTGTCGACCACAGATAGGTTTCAAATCCTTCGGGGGCAGTAAGTATTACATTATTTCCCTGACAGTAGTTATAGTTGTCTGGTATATCTATAAAAGGTCTAGGGACAACGATTACATTAAAAGCGGTGGTAGCATAACATCCCGAGGCCTTATTCTGTATTCTGACAAAGATAGTTTGCGGATTCATGGTGTTGGTAAAGTTTACGTCGAGGGTGTTTTCACCTGATTCAGCTTGTTCCAAAAATGTATGGTAGGTAATTATGAAGTCTTCGGGATCTTGTAGGCCAATTATCGAATCATTTTGTGATGCAAGATAAAACAGTGCAGTCTCTTCATTGTTGTGGGAGCAAAGTTTTAAATCGTCTGGTTGGGTTAGGACTGGTATTGACGAAACAAAGACTTCGATTTTACTTACCCGTATGTTTTCCAAGTGTTGTGATGTAAGTGTAATAATGTAGTTTCCGGCATCCTGAAAAATATGTTTGGGGCTTAAAGCTGAAGAAGTATTTCCATCACCAAAATCCCAGATTATGTCTTCAAACTGGCTAAATGATGTAGTGATGCCAAATGATATCTCTTCTCCTGCACATACTCTATTTTGGATATCATTAATTCTGAACATAGGAAAAAGCACGTTGTTTGGAAGCCCCATCATGCTATAATTTTCAAAATCGACTCCTAAGGTTATGGCATTTTCCTGAAATCCGCAACCTGATCCTATAATATCCGGATCATTGATTACAGAAAGATAATTAAGCCCAGACCTCGCAATATAAATTTTGTTGTCTGGTGCCCTTTGTAAAGACGCTATATTACCATGAATTTCAAACATTTGTAAAGCAAAAAGGTCAATCACAGATGCCCCTATATCGCTAGCTAACAAATTGTATTGCTGAAGTACATAGGGAGTAGAGGTATACAAAACATTTCCTGAAGAGGAAAATTCGATCCCGTAAACGCCTGCTCCCTGTAATTGTACAGGATTTGTCACTATCCCAGTTGTAGCATTAAAGTCGAACAAGCAATTACCATCATTTGCTTCAGCTATGCTAAAGGCAAGTTTTTGTCCGCTAGGAGAAACTTTCATAGCGCAATGTCCATTTGCGGCAGCCACTCCGCCAGAAGCACTAATAATGGGATTAACATCAACACCTGCGGAATTTACAAGGTAGGCAGAAAACAAGTTGTTGCCATAATTATGTGTCACTACCCAAATATCCTGGCCATTGCTGTGCCATGTCGCTGTTAAAGCTTCCGTTGTAGGTGTATGGAGCAATATGTTTTTATCAATCACAGCACCCATTCCAGAAGCTGCATCCATATCAATGCTGGAATAGCGTAAACCATCAGAGTATCCGCCGGCAGTAGTTGTAAATATGTAATATGTATTTGAGCTGCCGGGTTTACGTACTATAATTGCAGATTGTGTACTCGAGACATGGCCGGTAAGATCATTGCCGTTTAGCATTACCTGATGATTTCTATTATAAACCGTTATTCCATCAGTGTAAAACAACAAACTCCCGCTACTATCAGCTATCGAGGCGCAGCCTTCCAACGTGTTTGTTTTGCCATCAGTAATTGCAAGTGGGGCACCGCCATTAAAATCCAGTCCTGCGCGCGAACCAAAATACCAAATATTATGCTCTTGTGCGTTGGCAAAGGCCGCCATAAGAAGAAAGATTATAATTTTTTTCATAACAGGTTGTTTTATAAAGTAAAACTACTCTCTGTTAAAGAAAACGG
This region includes:
- a CDS encoding DNA-binding protein, with translation MSKLKQLREQQHLTQEELSASSGVSVRTIQRIESGVTPKGHTLKALAKALHLPENDLLPKAIKTETITTTTLAVDTEESTSHIDYQKMKLINLSSVLFVVLPPLNIIVPFILSRLFKQDNVLLRQIISLQILWTILAPIVFMVGILLKLGRSFTIILIVSIALSNVFLIVRNLAEIDRNKKLRFKLNFSII
- a CDS encoding beta-lactamase yields the protein MAKNIQILFISLLLFSQGCFAQLEDSDTLYRTILEKDSLLFSIGFNTCDIAQFENLLSDNLVFFHDKNGVSNKQRFLRDLKNGLCKNPASRQVKRILQKESTEIYPLYKDGVVYGAVQNGIHLFYDNTENIPGVAKFSNVWRLENGNWKLAISSSYDHHAYSKQYTQSLSFENDAQIENWLKQNNVKTLGLGIIEGGKLKQVKVYGELKEGVSAPYNTVFNVASLAKPITTLVALQLVSLGKWKLDEPIFNYWTDPDVKNDPRYKKLTTRFILSHQTGFSNWRYLNKDNKLKFEFEPGTKYQYSGEGFECLRKALEKKFKKTLEQLAKEFVFHPLNMGDTSYLWNEKLYTSRFAICYDGSGKHYSVVKNQTINAADDLHTTIADYGNFLVSILKGGNLSKDVYQEMIRPQVKTKDNKYFGLGFELYNLGNDEYAISHGGSDNGTQCLTFLLPKTNQGIAIFTNSDVGYKLYDKLLVHYLEERGKKLIDIENNR
- a CDS encoding 3-dehydroquinate synthase — its product is METLNTTGYSIYFNDNCYTYLQEILVRENYSSLFIITDTNTSQYCLPGFLSQVVTELPIEIIEIEAGESNKSIETCIQVWHTLTELGADRKSVVINVGGGVVTDLGGFAASTFKRGMDFINVPTSLLAMVDASVGGKTGVDLGVLKNQVGVINNPAAVLIDSNFLETLPANEMRSGLAEMLKHGLIADAKYWKQFTNLSGLTTDDLESLIYQSVIIKKNIVEQDPTEKGIRKALNFGHTIGHAIESYFLENPNTTALLHGEAIAIGMIIEAYFSLDKNLITLEEYHEIKTVVNGIFDKVNFTAEDIQNIIKLLVHDKKNVSGEVQFVLLDGTGKTVINQTVENNLIINGFDDYQN
- a CDS encoding proline dehydrogenase, translated to MEKIFNNTADAFVLKSDTELDRAYFLFKLIASQPLVRIGTAVTNFALKVHLPVEGLIRATVFDHFCGGTTEEDCLPVVDKMFTKGVSSVLDYSVEAKEEESEFDKALEKTLKTIEFAKERNAIPFAVFKPTGFGRFDLWVKLGEGKTFSVEEADEWKRVVERFDLVCKTAHQNDVALLIDAEESWMQDAADDLVADMMRKYNKEKAIVYNTLQMYRWDRLDYLKKLHEQAKEEGFYIGMKIVRGAYMEKENKRAEEMGYVSPICISKEATDINYDDAIKYMIEHIDKMAIFAGTHNEDSSYKLMKLMEQNGISKNDERIFFGQLYGMSDNISFNLAVNGYHVAKYLPFGPVRDVMPYLIRRAEENTSVAGQTSRELNLISAERKRRKLND